From the genome of Prunus persica cultivar Lovell chromosome G8, Prunus_persica_NCBIv2, whole genome shotgun sequence:
aaaaaggaaaattctgatttttctatttgtgttGTATGGCTCGGGGTATACAGGTCTATGACTATGTATCCAAGGGGAATTGAGCATGAGACCGCTTCCTGAGGTGCTTACCTCGGCCTGACCTACCACTGGACTAGCCCTAGGgttaaaagagaaaattctCATCGAAATGAtgcacaacaaaaaaataaaagaaccaaACTACGTACCCCCCCTCTAGCCATTTTTCGGTCTCTTTAAGAAAAAGTCCCATGTGCCGTTGCccaattttatcatttttgaaGGAAGAGTGAAATGCTTCAGTTCCTAAACTCTTCACGGGATGAGGCTGATGTCTTACAGATGTTCGTAACAAAAGCCTATGTGTGCTCAAGTGTGTTCGTGCAAGAAAGTTCACATAGAAAACTCTTTGGGATACACAAGGACAAATGCAAAGAGGAAAACCTTAATGGTGttcaattaaattttaaatataaattaataagcCACAGTCATAGTAATAACAGGTTTCTTAGCCATTAGATTGTCAAGAAAAGACCTCATGAAAGTCAATCTGGGCCCAACTAGATGCATGGGGGAAAAATACGAGGTACTAGGATTATAGGATTCAAAAAAAGGGACCGGCCCGTATTTTGAAGTAGAAAGCACTTTCTTTGTTAGATAAATATGTTGCAATTTCCAAGTCCTATCTATTAAACATTTGAATGTACCTGATAACATAGATGTGTTGTCTCAAAATCTACATAATTGAATGTTCTAAGTAGACACCctcataatttatttatttttcaaacagTATGAGGGTGTCAATAGTTAGGCAATGAGGTTTACTTTGAACCTTCGAGTTAATTTCATTATCAAATACGTGTCCTAATTACTATTCATGTAAAAATGTAGTGACGTACACAATCTAAAACCTAAAAATAGAGGCTAGATCAATCAGCAGGGACCATAAGTTCTTTAACATgcacatatatacacatgcgAACACATATGCTTCAGAATTCAGGATCTGTGAGTTGTTAAAGAACCTggttggccaaaaaaaaaaacaaaaagaggtgTTAAAGAACCTGGCATGTTTGAGACAAAGCCACCTCTGTCCTCAATGCTGCCACGCTCGGTGTTGGGTTCATGATCAATGCTCATCTGTACTGCCTGCCCTCTCCTTGAAAGAACTGCTCGTGAGTCTCCAACATTGGCAATCCATAACTTGTGGCCATTTATGAGAATTGCGGTAACTGCAGTAGATCCACCTCGTCCCAAGTCAGGACTATGCGATAGAATTGCCTGGTCTGTTCTCTCGTAGGCTTTCGAAATGGACCTGTTGGGATCAGTCCAAAACTCCtcctaaaattgaaatagcaTGATTAAGTAATAAAACTTCCAAATCAATGTATGTAAATGCGCTACGAATTCCTACTgcaaaatcaaattattttgtaCCCATATATTCATATATCATATGACCATCTTTGCACGTTTTCTTTTTACATAGATTCCTTCttagggaaaaaaattattttaactaTAACTTCAACAAAACCAAGTTAAAATAGAACTTCTTAAAggtaaaatttaattttattgcaAATTTCTATGACCAATGAAAGAAATCAATTCAATTTCCATGTGAAACAGAATGATAAATCTCCCTTGTGGTGTCAAAATGCCACTTTTAggttataattttaatataaaaccaaTAATACTTCATCTTGGATCAACAACTCACATCCTTTAAGATATTCGGAAACAAATGCTTCTGAAGATAGGCAGGCACACTGTCTCCCAAGTGCCCATCATAGATCGCAAACAGTCCAAGTTCATGGCCCTGGGAGTGCACAAATTTTGCAACATGAAAATCTTCCATTGGATGATttgcttttccttttactAGGCTAAAGCCATACTTGACTGGGCCCTGATGGCTCCTACCCTTGCCGGAGCTACATGAAGATCGCCCTCCTACAACCTAAAATCAGAGGAACTTTTAACTTCCAACTAAATCCTGCAGAACCAATAAAGTACGCATATGGGAATAATAGAAAAGGTAAAACTTGTAGAAGTCAAGATCATAGTAACCTCTGAGCTGCAGATTGAACAATATTATTTGAAGAAACAGACTTTGAGACAATCCACGAGATAATCCAGCTAAAAGTTACATTCTGGCAAAGATGTGCAATTTAAACCAATGAACTAAGCTAAATATCGCAATATTGCTTCTGCAGTTCAACTTAAGTGGTAAATTTAAAGGTAGATTTGGTTTTACATTCAGGGAAATTTCTACTGAGATAAGTAATAAATCTGTTATGGTCTACCACCAGAACCAAccatcaataatttttttaaataaagtgCCGTCTAGTTTCACTTTTTGTAAACCAGCTTGTATATTTGAATCTTCACAAATATGGATAGAATAATGTAAAAGTACATTCTTCATTGTGTTTTTGAAGTCTGTTCCCAAACCTTTCTTTTCCCCCAAAATATGGCGTCTTCACCAGCAATGGACCAAAAGTTATTTATAATTCATTTcaatctctttattttgatttcTAAAAAGGAACAACTACGGGAAAGAACTGCTTAAAATGGATTAAAGAAGTATTTTTGTGAAACATTAAACATTATCCTTTCCTTTCACCCCATTTGAGAAaagcaaataataaataaagtttaCCAAAATAATTCAGGAAAGGTAACGCATACTCATTCTCgaaatttttgaaaatctGCACCATTTTGAAACAGACATAGATATGGCCTGAACTAAAGCAGTGATTTATAtacaatatcaaaatattaagtCCCTCAAGTTCATCATAGAATTGCCATACAACGGTAGATCAAAAGACCACTGGAGGTTAAACAATATACCAAATAACAAATCCCCAAAGTATCTTACAATATAAACAAAACTAAGCACCCCTTGCAGAAAGTAAATATGTGTGCAATTactagagagaaaaaaaaaaaacataaaggagaaaaagctAAGATATCCTCACCTGAGAATAGACAGAACTGAAGCAACACAAGTTATCCATATAATTCAATCCCACCTCAACTTGTTCCTCTATCACTCAACATCTACCTCTTCTGCAagccaaaacagaaaacagaaaaaggaaaagaaacttaATCCTTCAAAAAGAAATCTCAGCtgataaaaatttcaacttttctGGAAATTCCACAAAATACAAGATGAAAACCATAATTACTGATCAATTTAAAACAGACCCATCATCCAAAACAACCAAAGGACCCCATGACAATCCAAAAACCACATAAGTTATACAGAAttatgaaattggaaaactcAAAATTCTCCTTACCGATCCACCAATCTCCTAGCTTtcccagaaaatgaaagagaaaaagctgCACAAGACTTGAAATTTGGATGCTTGACCCTctcttagagagagagagagagagagagagagagaaaactctATGAAGCCACCACTTcaacacaagaaaaaaaaaatcaatctactattgaaaaaaaatatattatatataagtaAGTATAAATAGGAAGCACTGGTTGAAGGTGTGTAACCGTTGTAAGTCTTCATGAGGAGTCTTTGAAGGGCAAATGATGGCTGCCAAAAGGTAGAGCTTGCCCTTATTGACTTTGCagggttttattatttatttatttattgttttaattttttggtttgctttgtttacttggttttgttttgttttggtttggtttggttgggtTACTGTGACTGTTTGTTTGATTATTACAACAATTTACAACTGTTTTTTTGAGGTTTCATGGATTTGTTGTTCTATCTTTCTTCTCATTATTTGCCAAGAGGGGTATTGGTTCGGTCGTCATCTCCCTGTGTTATGTGGGGACCTTTTCTTCCAAAAGTCAGCCCatctttccttccttttctGTTTGGAACCTCGAATTGTCCGTATCATTTTCTACGCGTCTTTAATTGGAACATCTCAACTctaaaaataagataaatgaAGGATTAATAATGGCATgtaaatatatttgttttactTTGAACACCTTGATAGATGCACAATTGTAACAAGGATTTTTAACATGAAAGAGTCCCTGAATGATGTTCCTCCCCTCCAACTCATCATCATGTATGAACTTTTGATGTGAAGATGTGGGCTCTCGTCAATTTTGACcaatatttgaattgtttaaGTATGTATGTTGTGGCTTGCTCCCCTAAACCCATGCTCTACAAATCCCTTCGTTGATTTCCTTGGACCTTCTTGTTTTGGTGGCTGTTTCTTGTTTCTagggtttttgtattttgggcatgaattatttatgttttgaattgggcctttattttatttgatggAGCCCttacttctatttttttttaactttgtaTTGGActtttatgtaattttatttagtaaTAATATGTCATTCccttaatttaaaaaataaaaaaataaatgagttTTTAGCACTAAACGAAATTATGATGGGTTAATCCAACGATATGAAGCCCATTTAAATGCTATTGGCTTTCATCAGCAAGCAAGCCTTGATTATGGTGAAACTTTTATCCCAGTGGAAAATCACTTTACTATCAGACTTATTTCGCCCTTATATATGCAATGTCATTGACCCATTCGTCAATTGGAAAGCATTTTCATGGGTATATGGATGAAGATGTACATATGCGCTACCTTGTTGGCTTTGAAGACCTTCATTTTCCCCACTCATGTATGCAAATTGAAACGGTCTCTTTATAGACTTAAACAAGCCCCATCAACCTGGTTCCATTGTTTCCATTCATTTGGAGCAATTGGCCTTTACAACTGTTGACTTTCAATTCTCTTCGGCCCACCTAGTCAATTATTCGAATAAAATAATCGAATGAGTCGAACGAAAGTGTAACAAAGGTGTTCTTCTTGGTGTGAATATGTGTGGTGTGCCAATACCACAGTCACAAAGTGGTCTTTGGGTATAAATGGATGATGCCTATTCTTTCAACCGATTGTGGCCGAGTTAGGAACATATTCTCGTCCATGAGGTTATATACGTAGGTAACCCTATAAAACGGATGTGTTTGGCGTTGGTGTCACTCAGCTTGATAGCTCAATGACTCTAGATAACTTAGGAAACTCAAGAAGCTTAAGAAATCTATTTCGGGATGGATTGAATGGGGCTCAAAGAACTTGGAACTTTTTCAAAGTTCTCGTTGATATCACTACATggaattgtaagaaaaacacTAAAACTTCGAAACTGCATGATAAAAAGTTAAGATGTGCATTGAGCAGCCTTTGGGCTTGATTTGTTGAGTTGGTGTTGGCCCCCTGCTTCGTTCTGCTTCTTCTTATCTATGGATTTTGTGATTTGTTGACTGAGGGAATATGTGCTCAGTGGACCTCCAATCCCACATCACTACTTCCTGCCTACACTTTTGTTTGTGATTGGTCAGGATTGATGGATTGGGCGGGGAAAAAGGTAACCTTTGGTCTAGTTTTGACAACTTGGGATGTGGGAAACTAATCTCGTTCGGCTTCGTTGTTTGTCCTCTCGGTGAGACAAACATTTCTCAACCTTGAAGAGTTCGATCAGACTCTCTTCATCATTTAGGCCATCTCCAATCGATGAGGTCAAacttaaaatatttcaaattttagccCAATTTATCTCCCAAtccaagaaaagtaaatggcCAAAATTTGGAGAAAATCCAAACTTAGGGCAAAATACCAGTCCAACTATTGCCTAGACTGGAAAACTTTTTTGTGGAGCCCACTCAAGGTTGATGCAACCCATGTGCAAAAGTTGTCACGCGCTCGTTGCacaacacttttttttattttcttttttaattccaaCAATAACCCAAATCAACAATTCATATTAAATCCAAGCCATTttaatggtaaaaaaaaaaatcaacgctgaaatttaaatccaacggttaaaataatattttaaattaatctaaatcataaccaaccccaaaactcacTCAAAACTTTATAAATACCCACC
Proteins encoded in this window:
- the LOC18766431 gene encoding probable protein phosphatase 2C 9 isoform X1; the protein is MDNLCCFSSVYSQVVGGRSSCSSGKGRSHQGPVKYGFSLVKGKANHPMEDFHVAKFVHSQGHELGLFAIYDGHLGDSVPAYLQKHLFPNILKDEEFWTDPNRSISKAYERTDQAILSHSPDLGRGGSTAVTAILINGHKLWIANVGDSRAVLSRRGQAVQMSIDHEPNTERGSIEDRGGFVSNMPGDVARVNGQLAVSRAFGDKNLKTHLRSDPDVRSSDVGSETDVLILASDGLWKVMSNQEAVDIARKTKDPHKAAKQLVAEALNRDSKDDISCIVVRLKG
- the LOC18766431 gene encoding probable protein phosphatase 2C 9 isoform X2 → MDNLCCFSSVYSQVVGGRSSCSSGKGRSHQGPVKYGFSLVKGKANHPMEDFHVAKFVHSQGHELGLFAIYDGHLGDSVPAYLQKHLFPNILKDEEFWTDPNRSISKAYERTDQAILSHSPDLGRGGSTAVTAILINGHKLWIANVGDSRAVLSRRGQAVQMSIDHEPNTERGSIEDRGGFVSNMPGDVARVNGQLAVSRAFGDKNLKTHLRSDPDVRSSDVGSETDVLILASDGLWKKDKRPA